Genomic DNA from Misgurnus anguillicaudatus chromosome 18, ASM2758022v2, whole genome shotgun sequence:
CGGTGGTGATAGAGAACGAGCCGAGTGCGCGTTCATATCTGTCgttttaaaataaacgtaataaatgtaattctgtccgctgttgcaaaataaagatttattttagatttaggggtttcttgaaccaagtctctgattaaaacatgtgaatgAGCGCACCGACGGTGACAGAGAACTTACGCTGATGCGCACTTATATCTGaccttaataaacttttaaatgttttaagacgttttcatcccatcttcagggtttgtttttattaatgtctacttaaaaccatgtgtgaatattattatacaacgaatcttatcatgtatgctctgacaaaataaagcattattttagattttaggtgGTGCGGACACATATTTGTGGCAAGTGCTGTTGAATATAGACGTTCgttttgtcaaaagtttctttaaagtcaataagtaatcaaacattttagatgtatctggttaaacttaaatctgatattttCTATCGATCTATTTCTTTAGTTTTCTGATCAGTCAACGATCACAATCTGCTCTCAtgaccgtgtgtgtgtgtgtgcgtgtgagatAATTCACAGCAGGGCGGATTGTAAACTAGTTAGAGACTTTTAAAACCGTGATGGTGAAATGTGGTGCGGTCCACTCTGAAGAAAAGTGGGGTTTTGTTTTGGATTTGGGGAGTTCTTGAACCAGgtctctgattaaaacttttgagtgtaacatcacaaatatttaatatattccgTATAGTTTAACCATCCCCTTATGCCATAACCTTAGGCGCCGTCAATACTTCTTTCTTTAGACTAAAGGAAATTTATTTTAACCTTAATAAAAGTTTATTCGCATCACAAAGTCCGTGAGTCTTTTCTAAAGGTCGATCACCGGCGGTGACAGAGAACGCGTCGGATGTACGTTCATATCTaccgttttaaaataaacttaataaatataattctgtccgctctgacaaaataaggttttattttagatttaggggttTCTTTAaacaagtctctgattaaaacatacGAATACGTACAACAACGTAGCCAGAGGACGTACGCTGATGCGCTCTTATATCTATCGCTAACAACCTTTTAAAAGTTTAAGACATTTCAGACCCTCTTATGGTTTAAAATCATTAAGGTCACCCCGCAACcatgtgtttatatatctatTTACGATCAATGTAATTCTGACcgcatttcatttttaaagtttaagacATTCTCAGCCCATATTCTGGTTGTGTTCATTAAGGAACCCGACAACCtagtatgtatatgtgtatacaATAATGTAATGCAGTCCACGTTAACAAAAATAAGGATCATTTTAGACGTAACGGTGGTACATAGCGATTAAAACATGTACATGAACAATCATGCGTTTTAGGTTTGTAGGAGTAGGCCACATTTTTTATATCGGCTGATCAGATATCAACTGAGCCGTGTTCTGAATAAAGAAACTATTTTGTTTCCGAAGACCTCTAAAACAGGCACAAGGTTTCAGGGGTTTGTTCTTATGATAGTATCTGTATGAGAGTGTGGGACACGTGTGTATGTGTCGCAGTTCACAACTATCCGACACACTTGGGGGGATGATGTGAAAACAATTGTTTATCTATGTTGTCCCTAATGGCTAAAATAATTTATGACTCACGCCTCTCTGATGCTCTGACAGGTGGTTCAATCACTTTATTTCTAGTTAGAACCCATCCAGAGACATGCTTTGAGGTGAATTACCCCACGCGTTTTTTTATGTGCGTCTCTAAAGCAATAGAAGCATCCATGCGTATTTTATACGCTCTCTTAAGATACGTCTgtaacatcaaaagtttctttatAGATAATCAGGAATCAAACATCCATACAAACTGATGACAGTTGGCACAAAACAGATCTCTTGTCTTTAACAGACACACCTATTTACCAAACTCTTATAAAGCAAGACCCAAACACTGTATATTTTAACACACGTGAAAACTTGTATCTGGACCTCGGAGCAAGAAAGTTTACgttaaaaagtctagaaaaGAAATGGCGTCATACCTTAGCGGTGAGTATGTTTAACAGACTGTTTTTGATCTTTAAATATGTTTTCTATTACAAAATTACCACATAGGCGCAGATATCATATCATATGATATTGTTTTAGGTGCCCTGAACGACCCCATCTACGCAGATGTTGTAGTTGAAATTTGCGACTTGAATAGGTCATCAGGTATGTTTTAACGTTTTCtacttataattttaaatgatacTTACGCATAAAATTAATCTACAACACTCACTATTTCCACTAGGATTGAGGACCCCCATGGTTAATGATGAAAACTGTAAGTTGtgcgtgtgcgcgtgtgtgtgtgtgtgtgtgtgtgtgtattggcTAAGCCATGTCTTACGAGCAACACAACTATTTTCACAGCGCATAACAACAGATCATCTCCACGAAAGGCGGTGTGGGGCGTTGCAGATCGTCGCACACTgggtgtgtatttgtgttttaaatttttttcattCCAACACAACGTCTGCtttcaaaaatactaaaaaattgATTTTATCATTGTAGCGAATTTGTCTAACCTTGTGGCCAGTATACCCAGTACATCACGGGGTGTCGGAAATAACGAGAACGGTaagatgtgtatgtgtgtgtgtgcgtgtgtgtgcgtgtgtgtgtgtgtgtgtgtgtgtgtgtgtgtgtgtgtgtgtgtgtgtgtgtgtgtgtgtgtgtgtggtgtcaTACGGCTCACGCTCCATCCGATCTATCTTGCATAGGGATCCGTACTCCGACTACACGACACAACGCTGGGGGATCTGGGATTCGCAAACCGCTCTGTACGTAAACGTGTTTCTACTGTTGTGCAGCAACATAGCTaattatttaaaagttaaacatttgactcTGGTACTACAGTGGATTTGTCCATCCTGGTGGGTAACACGCCCCACACAACGCGGAGCGGTCTCGGAGCATGCAAAAGACCGAGAACCAATCAGACCACAGTCCAGGCTCCAGGGGCTCGTCATACACCTTTACGAGACACTGGTGCAAAGAGACATCGAGCGGGCCAGAGTGCATCGTCCGGTACGTATACAGCATCCATTAGACATTgtctttaaacaaaatgttttatattaatatgtTTTCTAATAACATCTTTAtctttttacagttttgaatgATAATGTCCTCACGATCAATAATGTATACCATTTAGGGTCTGACGCTAGAACATCACCCACCGGTATGTTTATACAGCATtagaaatgttttaaacacattgtttttattttgacaaaatttTTAATAACTGGATTTTATCTGTTTGCAGTGTCGAGCACGAGCGACAACGCTGTGAGTTTTGCAGATTGGGATGAAGATCTGATTAGTGCGTGGGACGCTTGTGATTTTGAACTACCTACACCGTCGCCCCCGCCATCAGAGTCCACGAATGTCCAAGAAACACATGTGGAATCCGTACAGACCACAGAGGTGGTGGCAACCCCCATAATTCGAGAAGATGACGATTCTGAGGATGAATTGTACCCAACTGTCTTGCCCCAAACCCTTGAGGCCCTAAACACCACGACATCCGACCAGGCCCCCGCGGTTGTCCCCCTAGAAGACGACAATTCTGAGGATACAGGATTGTCCCCATCGGTCTTACCTTCGAACCCAGAGGATCGAAGCTCCATGTCTACCGAACACGATCCAGAGGTCTTGCCGGGTAACCAACAGGCCTACAGAAACGAACTTGTGACTGATGAACAAACCCCGGACATCGATGGAAATGCTGTGACTCTAAAAGAGATCAAAGACTTTTTGCATTATGTCTGGAGTGATTATGTACAATTTAAACAATTTGTAGCCACGGGGTTTTCAAACATGGATACAGAACAAAGATCCTTGTTTGTGTTAAACACAGAAATTGTCACACTACTAAAAAATCGTTTTGGTAAGTGAcaaattattatttgtattgCTAATGTTTTAACATTATAGCTTGTGTATGATCTTAACAACAAACCCCCGatggatttattgttttttatcgTTTATACAAATTTTCGATTTTTGATAATGTTTCTTATACACGTTACATTTTTGGTTTAGTtgtattgtgtgtatgtgtgtgtgtattatgaCATTGTGTTGGgatgattttgctgtgtattaTTATCTGAATCTATTGATTGTTATTTGTGATATTatggtaaaaaataaacaaaattgtGCCAAACATCATATCTTAAGATGATTACTTGTTGTTTAATTATTATGATTTACAGTCTCAACTAGTTCTCTGATTTACCAATAATAACTTCAaatgttgttttgtgtgtttgctcTGATTTCATAAAACATCCATTTACATTCAAAACCTATGGGTTCTTTCTCTTAATGTCATCAATTATTTCATCCATATCCTCAACACCAAAATGTTTTAGAGTGTGCAAACTGTTTTACATCGGTTTAAACATGGACATGTCTATGTGTTAACATTTACAAGAATGATGAAACATTCTACTTTTAAGTGCCTCCCAAGACTAAGTGTTGGGAGGATGTCAACCACTTATGGTTGTTTGGAAACGATATCAACGCAGAGAAACTATTCAAAAGTTTGATCTTTAACATAAATTTTTATATGGGTCCtgatttttaaaaacagtaagATATAACCGGTGTTTCTAACACACAGCTCTAAGCATATCACAAGCCTGAATGTTTAGaaacataaaaacttttttgaagACCTCACACAATAGTGATTTCATAGTTTGTATAAACGACATGTCGTGTATGCATGGGGGTTTGTTGGTGTATTTTAGACACAAAgctgtttattttaatctttaaacaaATGTGTATGACAAAAGTTGTTCTGACTGAACTGACACTAAGGAACAAAACTAGGTAGACACACTTCAACACAATATTGGTACCGATTTTAAATGTGTCCAAACTATTTCAAACAGTACCAAGTTGTAGATGGCGAAggtttttaacaaacaaacacacattactGTTTTGTCTTGGTGTGTTTCATCGTGTCGATGTTGTTGCACACAACAGACTTGCAACTTTATGTTAAAAAggataactaaataaaaacctAAGCAATCTTTATTATGTTGCTACTAATAATTTTACAACTTTACAGTTTCAAACATTTTGCTATCTTCACTGTTTCGATGTGAAagattaagcaaatctaaaatataATTCACAGTGTTGCTACGTCCCATTAATCTTCTAACAACATTTTATCAAGAGATTACAAACATGTATGATGTACTAACTGTCAGGGGATCTGAGATATTATTTTCTGAAGTAATTAAAAAAGTTAACTATCTAGTGCTTACTGCGCAATAACTTAAGCGATAAAGAGGTTGACAAATGGTCTTTCCTCACAACTCTGTACGGCTGCAGTGTAACGATAATCTGAGCAATACGCTTTGCGTGTATCAATTCCTCAGACTGTTGGTTTTAAGATCATAAAATCAAACGTCGTGATACTTCTGTTGCAACTTGATGGCAAAAAGTTAAAAACTCTAGACCTGTTGCCTGACATATCATGCATGTGTACCTATGTGATATGTGTCTGATTACAATATCAAGTAATGATCAAATTGCTGTTgtgaaattatatttatatgaaataatGTTTCTATGATAGATTGATGACATATGATGTATTTCTTTTACatgatgagaaataaaaaacatgtaccACTTTAAACATCTGTGTGTTTTGTAAGTGTAAACCTTATGTCGGTGACTTTGTAATTAGGTTTGTTTCGTTTCTATAAGTTATTTAACATTTGTCAACCTCTTCATCGCTTAAGTTATTGCGCAGTAAGCACTAGATAGTTAACTTTTTTAATTACTTCAGAAAATAATATCTCAGATCCCCTGACAGTTAGTACATCATACATGTTTGTAATCTCTTGATAAAATGTTGTTAGAAGATTAATGGGACGTAGCAACACTGTGAATtatattttagatttgcttaatctTTCACATCGAAACAGTGAAGATAGCAAAATGTTTGAAACTGTAAAGTTGTAAAATTATTAGTAGCAACATAATAAAGATTGCTTaggtttttatttagttatccTTTTTAACATAAAGTTGCAAGTCTGTTGTGTGCAACAACATCGACACGATGAAACACACCAAGACAAAACagtaatgtgtgtttgtttgttaaaaaccTTCGCCATCTACAACTTGGTACTGTTTGAAATAGTTTGGACACATTTAAAATCGGTACCAATATTGTGTTGAAGTGTGTCTACCTAGTTTTGTTCCTTAGTGTCAGTTCAGTCAGAACAACTTTTGTCATACACATttgtttaaagattaaaataaacagcTTTGTGTCTAAAATACACCAACAAACCCCATGCATACACGACATGTCGTTTATACAAACTATGAAATCACTATTGTGTGAGGTcttcaaaaaagtttttatgtttCTAAACATTCAGGCTTGTGATATGCTTAGAGCTGTGTGTTAGAAACACCGGTTATATcttactgtttttaaaaatcaGGACCCATATAAAAATTTATGTTAAAGATCAAACTTTTGAATAGTTTCTCTGCGTTGATATCGTTTCCAAACAACCACAAGTGGCCGACATCCTCCCAACACTTAGTCCCGGGAGGCACCCAAAAGCAGAATGTTTCACCACTCCTGCAAATGCCAACACATAGACACGTCCATGTTTAAACCGATGTAAAACAGTTTGCACACTCTAAAACATTTTGGTGTTGAGGATATAGATGAAATAATTGATGACATTAAGAGAAAGAACCCATAGGTTTTGAATGTAAATGGATGTTTTATGAAATCAgagcaaacacacaaaacaacatCCGAAGCCATCACCGGCAAATCAGAGAACTAGTTGAGACTGCAAATCACAACAACCAAACAACAAGCAATCATCTTAAGATATGATGTTTGGCacaattttgtttattttttaccatAATATCACAAATAACAATCAATAGATTCAGATAAtaatacacagcaaaatcatcCCAACACAATGtcataatacacacacacatacacacaatacaACTAAACCAAAAATGTAACGTGTATAAGAAACATTATCAAAAATCGAAAATTTGTATAAAcgataaaaaacaataaatccatCGGGGGTTTGTTGTTAAGATCATACACAAGCTATAATGTTAAAACATTAGcaatacaaataataatttgTCACTTACCAAAACGATTTTTTAGTAGTGTGACAATTTCTGTGTTTAACACAAACAAGGATCTTTGTTCTGTATCCATGTTTGAAAACCCCGTGGCTACAAATTGTTTAAATTGTACATAATCACTCCAGACATAATGCAAAAAGTCTTTGATCTCTTTTAGAGTCACAGCATTTCCATCGATGTCCGGGGTTTGTTCATCAGTCACAAGTTCGTTTCTGTAGGCCTGTTGGTTACCCGGCAAGACCTCTGGATCGTGTTCGGTAGACATGGAGCTTCGATCCTCTGGGTTCGAAGGTAAGACCGATGGGGACAATCCTGTATCCACAGAATTGTCGTCTTCTAGGGGGACAACCGCGGGGGCCTGGTCGGATGTCGTGGTGTTTAGGGCCTCAAGGGTTTGGGGCAAGACAGATGGGGACAATTCATCCTCAGAATCGTCATCTTCTCGAATTATGGGGGTTGCCACCACCTCTGTGGTCTGTACGGATTCCACATGTGTTTCTTGGACATTCGTGGACTCTGATGGCGGGGGCGACGGTGTAGGTAGTTCAAAATCACAAGCGTCCCACGCACTAATCAGATCTTCATCCCAATCTGCAAAACTCACAGCGTTGTCGCTCGTGCTCGACACTGCAAACAGATAAAATCCAGTTATTAAaaattttgtcaaaataaaaacaatgtgtttaaaacatttctaATGCTGTATAAACATACCGGTGGGTGATGTTCTAGCGTCAGACCCTAAATGGTATACATTATTGATCGTGAGGACATTATcattcaaaactgtaaaaagaTAAAGATGTTATTAGAAAacatattaatataaaacattttgtttaaagacAATGTCTAATGGATGCTGTATACGTACCGGACGATGCACTCTGGCCCGCTCGATGTCTCTTTGCACCAGTGTCTCGTAAAGGTGTATGACGAGCCCCTGGAGCCTGGACTGTGGTCTGATTGGTTCTCGGTCTTTTGCATGCTCCGAGACCGCTCCGCGTTGTGTGGGGCGTGTTACCCACCAGGATGGACAAATCCACTGTAGTACCAgagtcaaatgtttaacttttaaataattAGCTATGTTGCTGCACAACAGTAGAAACACGTTTACGTACAGAGCGGTTTGCGAATCCCAGATCCCCCAGCGTTGTGTCGTGTAGTCGGAGTACGGATCCCTATGCAAGATAGATCGGATGGAGCGTGAGCCGTAtgacaccacacacacacacacacacacacacacacacacacacacacacacacacacacacacacacacacacacgcacacacacgcacacacacacatacacatcttACCGTTCTCGTTATTTCCGACACCCCGTGATGTACTGGGTATACTGGCCACAAGGTTAGACAAATTCGCTACAATGATAAAATcaattttttagtatttttgaaaGCAGACGTTGTGTTGGaatgaaaaaaatttaaaacacaaatacacacccAGTGTGCGACGATCTGCAACGCCCCACACCGCCTTTCGTGGAGATGATCTGTTGTTATGCGCTGTGAAAATAGTTGTGTTGCTCGTAAGACATGGCTTAgccaatacacacacacacacacacacacacacgcgcacacgcaCAACTTACAGTTTTCATCATTAACCATGGGGGTCCTCAATCCTAGTGGAAATAGTGAGTGTTGTAGATTAATTTTATGCGTAAgtatcatttaaaattataagtaGAAAACGTTAAAACATACCTGATGACCTATTCAAGTCGCAAATTTCAACTACAACATCTGCGTAGATGGGGTCGTTCAGGGCACCTAAAACAATATCATATGATATGATATCTGCGCCTATGTGGTAATTTTGTAATAGAAAACATATTTAAAGATCAAAAACAGTCTGTTAAACATACTCACCGCTAAGGTATGACGCCATTTCttttctagactttttaacGTAAACTTTCTTGCTCCGAGGTCCAGATACAAGTTTTCACGTGTGTTAAAATATACAGTGTTTGGGTCTTGCTTTATAAGAGTTTGGTAAATAGGTGTGTCTGTTAAAGACAAGAGATCTGTTTTGTGCCAACTGTCATCAGTTTGTATGGATGTTTGATTCCTGATTATCTataaagaaacttttgatgttacAGACGTATCTTAAGAGAGCGTATAAAATACGCATGGATGCTTCTATTGCTTTAGAGACGCACATAAAAAAACGCGTGGGGTAATTCACCTCAAAGCATGTCTCTGGATGGGTTCTAACTAGAAATAAAGTGATTGAACCACCTGTCAGAGCATCAGAGAGGCGTGAGTCATAAATTATTTTAGCCATTAGGGACAACATAGATAAACAATTGTTTTCACATCATCCCCCCAAGTGTGTCGGATAGTTGTGAACTGCGACACATACACACGTGTCCCACACTCTCATACAGATACTATCATAAGAACAAACCCCTGAAACCTTGTGCCTGTTTTAGAGGTCTTCGGAAACAAAATAGTTTCTTTATTCAGAACACGGCTCAGTTGATATCTGATCAGCCGATATAAAAAATGTGGCCTACTCCTACAAACCTAAAACGCATGATTGTTCATGTACATGTTTTAATCGCTATGTACCACCGTTACGTCTAAAATGATCCTTATTTTTGTTAACGTGGACTGCATTACATTATtgtatacacatatacatactaGGTTGTCGGGTTCCTTAATGAACACAACCAGAATATGGGCTGAGAATgtcttaaactttaaaaatgaaatgcgGTCAGAATTACATTGATCGTAAatagatatataaacacatgGTTGCGGGGTGACCTTAATGATTTTAAACCATAAGAGGGTCTGAAATGTCTTAAACTTTTAAAAGGTTGTTAGCGATAGATATAAGAGCGCATCAGCGTACGTCCTCTGGCTACGTTGTTGTACGTATTCgtatgttttaatcagagacttgttTAAAGAaacccctaaatctaaaataaaaccttattttgtcagagcggacagaattatatttattaagtttattttaaaacggtAGATATGAACGTACATCCGACGCGTTCTCTGTCACCGCCGGTGATCGACCTTTAGAAAAGACTCACGGACTTTGTGATGCGAATAAACTTTTATTAAGGTTAAAATAAATTTCCTTTAGTCTAAAGAAAGAAGTATTGACGGCGCCTAAGGTTATGGCATAAGGGGATGGTTAAACTATAcggaatatattaaatatttgtgatgttacactcaaaagttttaatcagagacttggttcaagaattccctaaatctaaaataaaactttacttttcttcAGAGTGGACCGTATTACATTTTACCATCACGGTTTTAAAAGTCTCTAACTAGTTTACAATCCGCCCTGCTGTGAATTatctcacacgcacacacacacacacggtcaTGAGAGCAGATTGTGATCGTTGACTGATCAGAAAACTAAAGAAATAGATCGATAGAAAGTATCAGATTTGGGTTTAACCAgatacatctaaaatgtttgattacttattgactttaaagaaacttttgacaaaGCGAACGTTTATGTTCAACAGTATTTGCCATAAATATGTGTCCGCACCACCTAGAATCTAGGGTGATGCTTTGTTTTGTCGGAGCATACATGATAAGATTCGTTGTATAGTGGTATTCACACATGGTTTTGAGTAGACATTGATGGAAACAGGCCCTGAGGATGGGATGAAAGCGTCTTAAAACATTTAGGAGTTTATTAAGGTCAGATATAAGTGCGCATCAGCGTAAGTTCTCTGTCACCGTCGGTGCGCTcattcacatgttttaatcagagacttggttcaagaaacccctaaatctaaaataaatctttattttgcaacagcggacagaattacatttattacgtttattttaaaacGACAGATATGAACGCGCACTCGGCTCGTTCTCTATCACCACCGGTGATCGTTCGTTGTATAATAATATTCACACATGGTTTTAAGtagacattaataaaaacaa
This window encodes:
- the LOC141350587 gene encoding uncharacterized protein, translated to MASYLSGALNDPIYADVVVEICDLNRSSGLRTPMVNDENSHNNRSSPRKAVWGVADRRTLANLSNLVASIPSTSRGVGNNENGIRTPTTRHNAGGSGIRKPLLDLSILVGNTPHTTRSGLGACKRPRTNQTTVQAPGARHTPLRDTGAKRHRAGQSASSVLNDNVLTINNVYHLGSDARTSPTVSSTSDNAVSFADWDEDLISAWDACDFELPTPSPPPSESTNVQETHVESVQTTEVVATPIIREDDDSEDELYPTVLPQTLEALNTTTSDQAPAVVPLEDDNSEDTGLSPSVLPSNPEDRSSMSTEHDPEVLPGNQQAYRNELVTDEQTPDIDGNAVTLKEIKDFLHYVWSDYVQFKQFVATGFSNMDTEQRSLFVLNTEIVTLLKNRFGK
- the LOC141350586 gene encoding uncharacterized protein is translated as MASYLSGALNDPIYADVVVEICDLNRSSGLRTPMVNDENSHNNRSSPRKAVWGVADRRTLANLSNLVASIPSTSRGVGNNENGIRTPTTRHNAGGSGIRKPLLDLSILVGNTPHTTRSGLGACKRPRTNQTTVQAPGARHTPLRDTGAKRHRAGQSASSVLNDNVLTINNVYHLGSDARTSPTVSSTSDNAVSFADWDEDLISAWDACDFELPTPSPPPSESTNVQETHVESVQTTEVVATPIIREDDDSEDELSPSVLPQTLEALNTTTSDQAPAVVPLEDDNSVDTGLSPSVLPSNPEDRSSMSTEHDPEVLPGNQQAYRNELVTDEQTPDIDGNAVTLKEIKDFLHYVWSDYVQFKQFVATGFSNMDTEQRSLFVLNTEIVTLLKNRFGK